The DNA region cagccaaaatatcaaaatcccgttgttcgaaacgggaccgcatggtagtataccatgggcctagggattgttcttcgggatgagaagaactggccatgatccggacagaagaaatcaaaaaagaagtttcaaagatgaagaaaaggaGTTGCAGAGActggagctaggggaagaaatgcgaattagataccggaaaggaagaaggaaagatccaaaaccttactgaggggagagGGATCGAGGAAAGGCGCTGGAGAACGTCAGAGGGCAtaaacaagatcgccggagctccaaagcgcagagggcaacagtagaggtaacggaggcgagtgaaggtgagaaggaaacgaagaatttatagggtgagggccgggcggcctccaccgtcggatccaggtcacgggaatcaaagcatgcatctagccgtttatttcgaattgcttcgatcacatcaaaatatcatgccaccgcctccgtactctgatggcattgctccacgtggcagtcaagcATTCGGAACATTTAATGAGggtatgatcaaccttgatgtcgaagattggcgcagaacgcgaaGAGATCCGTTGAaggccatcattgattcattcaaggatatctctaCGGCTAATCGGTCGGAGGGTATTAGCATGGAGGAGCCGTTCgactagactcacagtccagtcagtcggactattcgcctccttcgactagacttgaaggggaggcaagtgatccggtagtaagagcgggccccccctgcaaagtcaacgccaagtggaagtcaccggagcagccgcccatccggggagagtgtggtccgaccggacggacggccgtagacggccggtccgaccggactgccggccggccgatggaatcgaatacccgggtgggtccggccggctcgcacttatggttggaaggcaccctgtcaaatcggggttccgacgctcagttgaaaaggtcatggaccgagctgaccttttgaccgatcaaagtcataaagcacccctgtttattagtctccacaaagcacaagtaaaccgcTGCGGATGTCCagtcggatgttgagggagctgtccgcccggacgacaagtttggagcaagggaaaaggacaggggacttctttctctgacaaccggtaggtttcacgtgtgtgccatgctccaaatcttgtgacaggggattctgctgtcccatcaagggcatactttgactgtagcgatatgggtcaagTAAGCTTTCTggcagccgcatacctaggaaaggacagaggataCATATGCACCTCGATACacgtgcccaaacccttcacagctctatataaagaacttcagacttcgccggaggtaagaTTTTTTCTAcgtattctgagactttgggagccacctttttcatcgttgcttacctgacttgagcgtcggagggccgtcgccgggacacccctcccggctcggttttgctgcaggttcgccggagcactcgaggatccagcaagaAGCGTCACACCCCCAgcttccgttgactcctggttcggacaggatcactatacttgaaaatttagaatgagtgagatgttaagaaaattaaaatttaaaatatttttaaaacttataaaaaaaaaattttatgaaatatttttcaaattttgattgatgattaattgggtgtattatatataaattattgttaTTCACCACTTAAGTCTTTAGATCTTAAAATCAACCATGACCCTTAGATAcatctaggaatatcttcctTATGGGTAACAAAGATATCTAAAAAGAGTATCTGGTTAAGGGGGAGAGACTATACTTAAGgacatatttttttgaaatatttttttttaaaaaaatatatatatatcttcaaaAAAGGTTTCAAAAGTTTTGATTTTaaacattctttttttttttataaaaattattcaaaatcttaCTTTTGGAAAATGTTTTAAAACACTCCTTGgaaaaatgtttgataaaaattccttacaaatctttttgaaaattatctttaaaatctcttaattcttatcaaatatttttttaaaattacttttacaaaatttctttgaaattgttttttaaaGCATCTtggttttgaaattaactttaaaatattttttaaaaatttcttacaaAAGTAACtcaaaatattatcttttaaacatagctcaagcattatctttttaaaatcatattcttcaaactcatactttttgaaaacattttgaaaaatcatagtttaaaaaatactttgaaaattcctttaaaattttatgtttcatactttgaaaaactctttgcaaatctttttgaaaattatttaataaatatttttgaaattaacctagaaatatttttttaaaaaatatctttatcttgaaaatgatattgaaaactccttcaaaagaattttttgacagtaagaaccaatatttttcaaaatatatttgatgCATGTTCAATTTGAAAACCGAATATACATCTTATTATTGTCTTTCAAAAGAGTGAGAGAATACCTTAGGGAATATCTTGAGAATGTTTAAGGTTTtacattattgttggtgcaaaacttagggatATCTTAGCAATCAATGATATTTATAAAGTAttctttttgatgaatgacaaaagggggagaagaaggttttaagttagaaatctaaatcttatgaatagacctaacttaaacgtatttgtcaaatatcaaaaagggggagattgttggtgcaatcgacctctaaggttttaatgtccaacaaatatgtttaagtatgtttaatagagcttaatcatgggaagtcctagtcatggctaggcaagggtgagaaatcaaccaagtgactagtcctaactacggttaggcatggaaagtcctagttgtaggctaagcaaggaaaatctcggtagatcgtggaaaccaagtggattcgataagtctggaggacctgatccctgggtagccgaatactgagtcctagttgtaggttagagaagggaaatctcagtagatcgtggaagccaggtggataggtctgaaggacctgatccCTAGATAGCCGAatgctgagtcttggtgagtgaagccaggtggagaaaatcctagtgggtggtaaccttatgttctggtgagtgaagccaggtggagaaaatcctagtagGTGGTAActttaggttctggtgagtgaagtcagatggagaaaatcttagggggagataaccttaggtaacaagaattcttggaggagtgaactccaagcaaggtggatcggatggtttccggtcgaccgcgaaCGATTGATCGGACCAACGGATCTTGgtgattctaagtttagttttaccataacattctgtattactattattgctgctgGCTAATGTAGTAGTGCAGGAAAAAttttagtggatcaggtgatcagacattgagcaaagaaagtccaaacaagtctggaggaccaatgtttggcaggtaagttgagctATGCAACTGGAGAAGCGACAGTGAGATCGTGTTCCGAAAAAGAACaatctaaggtcgctgatccaactgaagaaatcgggaaggtttccaagttgagatcaagatagtcttaactgttatactcatacatattactactcatgtattataactgtgctaattttattttgcaggaatattattgttatatcaaACTAACTTTATGTTGCAGAATCATATAACCCCTTGAATTTcaaagggtcataacttttgactcagaactcagaatcaggctttGTCAGCGCCCACGCGTCCAGCACTCAGAAACCTTTATTTGACCAagggttcggtcgattgaacaggaggttcagttgaccgaaaaAGGcagtttatcagtcgaccgaacaggcaaaATTGGCAAAACAGATCAGGCTTGCAAacatggtatcacagcatgatcggtcgaccgaaaatgaggttcggtcgaccgaacaataaaagcattaatggagcTTTAAGTGCGAAtcttggcaagaagggaaaattcaccattcggtcgaccgaacaaggttatcggtcaaccgaaccattaaagatcagttaatgctcgaagatcaGATCCCGACGAATCTCAgcaaagaaggaagggagcgggttcggtcgaccgaacttaggGATCGGTTGATTGAAcatcgacgattcttataaaagagagctcgaggtccgaggttgGGGATGAATTCTGATTGATTTAAAGTTCATCTCTGCACAAGCTACTCGTTCTACAAGTCTTCTGCACATCTTCAAGCAAGCAACTTCATCCGACCGACTGAGCTTCATCTTCTACTCTTGTCggtataattatttaaagcttgcattgtatttGATTTAAAAGAAGATAGTAGTCTGTTACTATCTGCTATTTGCATTTGTACAATCTGCTTCTTTTCGAGGATTTTGAAAAGAAGGGTTTTAGTAGATTGTCCATCGGTGCATTCAAgaatcacgggccttggagtaggagtcgacctagacttcgaaccaagtaacgaAACTGAGTCTTTTACTTTCCGCTATGAGCAATGATATGCACAGGGAAAAAAACTCAATGAaaacctcaaggatagacacataaagtcatagcccaccatttcactttttgtgggccccatcattttatgtgtctatccttgaggttttcattgagtttttttccttgtgcatatcattatttttaaaatatgaaaagaaattttttttaaagagcaCATATTCACCTCTCCCTCTATCCACCTCTCCCTCTATCGCACTTGTTGCACATATCATGAGGTGTAAACATTGAATTATTGCTATGAAAATTAGTGTTACACATCTACATTTTGTTTTATCATCATCACTCAAGGGTTGACTGGGATTGTTTCCATTATGAAAAAATTATTCTTGTTATATGAAACAAGGCTAGAGAATGGCAATGGCTTTccgtctctttcttcttcctccgtcAAGAATCTCGGAAAGGACAACAAAAGCGAAAGAGAaagccaagaggaagaggaaggcaaAGCATTGCGTGTGCATCGATCTTAAGCACccatctcctcttcttcttctgcttcttctcGTCTTCTCTCTCTCACTCGACAGTGTGAATCGAGAGCGAATGCGGAGCGATGGCGAGGCGCGCCGAGCGGGAGAAGCTTCCGGCGTCGGAATCGCACCACTCGACGCCGATTCACTGCCGGCGCAGCAGCTTCTCCTACCGACGCCTCCCCGAGCAGCGCCTCCGCCTCTCCGTCCTCAAATTGGACGGATCCTCTTTCGGTACGTACCTTTCTCGACTTCCAATTTTTTAGGGTTTTTGGCGCCACCGGGTTTCATGGCCGTGATGTTTCCAGATCTGGAAATCGCGAAGGCGGCGACCGTGATGGAGCTGAAAATGAAGATCGAGATCATCTTCGATAAGATCGCCGTGGAAGGGGGTTACAGCATTTCCTGGTACGATTAATTGCTCATTTTCGACGATATGAATACAATTTCCAATCTTCCTGTCATTACTCCACCGAGATTGGAACTGCATTCTTATTCATTTTATTTGACAATTCCAGTaaactttctctcttttcttcgaGATATCAAGCGTTCTGCCGAGATTTGAAACTTCATACTCATCACCTTGAGAGATGATTTGAATGGTTTTGCCAGGTCTCATGTGTGGAATCGATTCTGCTTATGCTACAATGGGTATAAATTAATCAACGATGGAGAACAACTGATCGGATTTGGAATCAAGGATGGTGATCAGGTTTGTCTGTCCTACTCTTTTACTCTCGATTCGAGATTCTTCTTCAACGGGACTGCATTGGCCTCTGATTTTCGAGTCAAccggttgaatcgatcagcccaATTTCTTCAACTTTGCTAACATTTATGCATTTAGACACTAGAAAAGCTGTATCTACCTAAGTAAACATTCTTCTATCAGAGTTCTATGTTTCAACAGTTTCTCATTATTCAAAAATGGTTGATCCGAGCCCTACTATATCTATCATCGACTCTATGGATTAAGGTAGCTTAACCCAATGAATCACTCTTGCCATGCAGCTTCATTTTGCAAAGCATGCTTCACCTAACCAAAATCAACCCGAAAGGAAATCGGGAAGTCGAGTAACAGATATCGCAGAGCATAGGATGTAAGATTTTTTACTCAGTTTTCGTATTTCACCTCGAGTCACCATGTAAAAATGCTTTATTTCCTTTTGGTAGGTCATCAGCATGGCAACATGCCGAGGAGAATGATGAACATTTTCACGAAGAAGAACAGCAAGGTAGTATTGTAGTACAGAAGCAATTCAACTTGGTGGATCGCATTCGAGAGTGGTATGGAGGGTGGGGGAGCCCTCGTAATGCAATTGTGAGACATCGCAAAAAGATTTCTTGGGCAATATGTTATTAGTATAATGGCGTTTCTTCGATACAAAAGAGATGGAATTCAAAGTGATATTTGCACTTATTTCCTGGTATTTGCTGT from Zingiber officinale cultivar Zhangliang chromosome 4B, Zo_v1.1, whole genome shotgun sequence includes:
- the LOC121976549 gene encoding uncharacterized protein LOC121976549, with the translated sequence MARRAEREKLPASESHHSTPIHCRRSSFSYRRLPEQRLRLSVLKLDGSSFDLEIAKAATVMELKMKIEIIFDKIAVEGGYSISWSHVWNRFCLCYNGYKLINDGEQLIGFGIKDGDQLHFAKHASPNQNQPERKSGSRVTDIAEHRMSSAWQHAEENDEHFHEEEQQGSIVVQKQFNLVDRIREWYGGWGSPRNAIVRHRKKISWAICY